One segment of Rosa chinensis cultivar Old Blush chromosome 6, RchiOBHm-V2, whole genome shotgun sequence DNA contains the following:
- the LOC112171611 gene encoding uncharacterized protein LOC112171611 gives MTNLAKLDFVALDISGKNYLSWALDAEIHLEAQNLGPTIKEGNSASPQNKAKAMIFLRHHLHQGLKDEYLTVKDPLELWTGLADRFAHQKTVVLPRARYEWTHLRLQDYSSVIDYNSAMFTITSQMNLCGETVTQAMMLEKTFSTFHASNMVLQQQYRERGFTKYSDLISCLLVAEQNNELLMKNHQSRPTGSQPFPEANATFTSGYGNRCGGRHGKARNRGHRRGQGRQNGQPRGGYNQQLGPRNNAKITKGNGQMIKPHKNEDNVCLRCGGKGHWARTCRVEDHLVALYKASLKKKHVETNYIDHSDPWDSSEPIDITPLDVSDFFANNGSNFDDMTSGGILDDY, from the coding sequence ATGACgaatttggcaaaattggattttgTCGCCCTTGACATCTCTGGCAAGAACTACCTGTCTTGGGCCCTTGATGCAGAGATTCATCTCGAAGCCCAAAACCTTGGGCCTAcaatcaaggaaggaaactCAGCGTCCCCGCAGAATAAAGCTAAGGCTATGATTTTTCTGCGCCACCATCTCCATCAGGGATTGAAGGACGAGTACTTAACTGTCAAAGACCCACTTGAGCTATGGACAGGTTTGGCAGATAGGTTCGCTCACCAAAAGACTGTTGTGCTCCCTAGAGCACGTTATGAATGGACGCATCTGCGCCTTCAAGATTACAGTTCTGTGATAGATTATAATTCTGCCATGTTCACGATCACCTCCCAAATGAATCTTTGTGGAGAAACTGTAACTCAGGCCATGATGCTTGAAAAGACCTTCTCCACTTTTCATGCCTCCAATATGGTCTTACAGCAGCAATACAGAGAAAGAGGATTCACCAAATATTCTGATCTCATCTCTTGTCTTCTGGTAGCTGAGCAAAACAATGAGCTCTTAATGAAGAACCATCAGTCTCGCCCTACAGGATCACAACCATTCCCTGAAGCGAATGCTACTTTTACTAGTGGTTATGGCAATAGATGTGGTGGAAGGCATGGCAAAGCCCGTAACCGTGGTCATAGACGTGGTCAGGGTCGACAAAATGGCCAACCTCGTGGGGGCTACAACCAGCAGTTGGGCCCAAGGAACAATGCCAAGATTACTAAAGGAAATGGTCAGATGATCAAACCTCATAAAAATGAAGACAATGTTTGTCTTAGATGTGGTGGTAAAGGCCATTGGGCTCGCACCTGTCGTGTAGAAGACCATTTGGTGGCCCTCTACAAAGCTTCCttgaaaaagaaacatgtgGAGACAAACTACATTGACCACTCTGACCCTTGGGATTCATCTGAGCCTATAGACATTACTCCGCTCGATGTCTCAGATTTTTTTGCGAACAATGGAAGCAATTTTGATGATATGACCAGTGGTGGAATTCTTGACGACTACTAG